From a region of the Epinephelus fuscoguttatus linkage group LG21, E.fuscoguttatus.final_Chr_v1 genome:
- the pabpn1 gene encoding polyadenylate-binding protein 2 isoform X2, protein MAEFGNGLAEESLLDSDPGHPELEDPGVGDEEPGLEEGEAAIEDPELEAIKARVREMEEEAEKLKELQNEVEKQMNLSPPPVGPVIMSIEEKMEADGRSIYVGNVDYGATAEELEAHFHGCGSVNRVTILCDKYTGHPKGFAYIEFADKESVRTAMALDESLFRGRQIKVGAKRTNRPGISTTDRGFPRARFRSRGGSFSSRARYYSGYTPPRGRGRAFRGRGRTTSWYSPY, encoded by the exons ATGGCGGAGTTCGGTAACGGACTGGCGGAGGAATCCCTACTAGATTCAGACCCCGGACATCCTGAGCTGGAAGACCCGGGTGTTGGTGACGAGGAACCGGGGTTAGAAGAAGGAGAGGCCGCAATTGAAGACCCG gAGCTGGAGGCAATCAAAGCGCGggtgagagagatggaggaagaggcAGAGAAGCTGAAGGAGCTCCAGAACGAGGTGGAGAAACAGATGAATCTCAGCCCCCCACCAG TTGGCCCCGTCATCATGTCCATCGAGGAAAAGATGGAAGCAGATGGCAGATCTATTTATGTCGGAAAC GTGGACTACGGTGCCACGGCAGAAGAGCTTGAGGCCCACTTTCATGGCTGCGGTTCAGTAAACAGAGTCACTATCCTATGTGACAAATACACAGGGCATCCCAAAGG GTTTGCCTATATTGAGTTTGCAGACAAAGAGTCTGTTAGGACAGCCATGGCTTTGGACGAGTCCCTTTTCAGAGGAAGGCAGATAAAG GTGGGCGCTAagagaacaaacagaccaggcaTCAGCACCACAGACCGCGGCTTTCCACGGGCTCGGTTCCGGTCACGGGGAGGAAGCTTCTCATCGCGTGCACGCTACTACAGTGGCTACACACCACCCAGAGGCAGAGGACGGGCCTTCAG GGGCCGAGGGCGAACAACATCGTGGTATTCCCCTTACTAA
- the pabpn1 gene encoding polyadenylate-binding protein 2 isoform X1 — protein MAEFGNGLAEESLLDSDPGHPELEDPGVGDEEPGLEEGEAAIEDPELEAIKARVREMEEEAEKLKELQNEVEKQMNLSPPPVGPVIMSIEEKMEADGRSIYVGNVDYGATAEELEAHFHGCGSVNRVTILCDKYTGHPKGFAYIEFADKESVRTAMALDESLFRGRQIKVGAKRTNRPGISTTDRGFPRARFRSRGGSFSSRARYYSGYTPPRGRGRAFRFQDQWRLTTPPQVAPAPPTVSAASLSLSAPAMHTHPILSVWGGGGGGQGDHRPATGGIYYNSKR, from the exons ATGGCGGAGTTCGGTAACGGACTGGCGGAGGAATCCCTACTAGATTCAGACCCCGGACATCCTGAGCTGGAAGACCCGGGTGTTGGTGACGAGGAACCGGGGTTAGAAGAAGGAGAGGCCGCAATTGAAGACCCG gAGCTGGAGGCAATCAAAGCGCGggtgagagagatggaggaagaggcAGAGAAGCTGAAGGAGCTCCAGAACGAGGTGGAGAAACAGATGAATCTCAGCCCCCCACCAG TTGGCCCCGTCATCATGTCCATCGAGGAAAAGATGGAAGCAGATGGCAGATCTATTTATGTCGGAAAC GTGGACTACGGTGCCACGGCAGAAGAGCTTGAGGCCCACTTTCATGGCTGCGGTTCAGTAAACAGAGTCACTATCCTATGTGACAAATACACAGGGCATCCCAAAGG GTTTGCCTATATTGAGTTTGCAGACAAAGAGTCTGTTAGGACAGCCATGGCTTTGGACGAGTCCCTTTTCAGAGGAAGGCAGATAAAG GTGGGCGCTAagagaacaaacagaccaggcaTCAGCACCACAGACCGCGGCTTTCCACGGGCTCGGTTCCGGTCACGGGGAGGAAGCTTCTCATCGCGTGCACGCTACTACAGTGGCTACACACCACCCAGAGGCAGAGGACGGGCCTTCAG GTTTCAGGACCAGTGGAGGCTGACGACCCCTCCCCAGGTGGCGCCGGCCCCCCCCACTGTCTCCGcagcgtctctctctctctctgctcccgCTATGCACACTCACCCCATCCTGTCCGTGTGGGGGGGCGGGGGAGGGGGGCAGGGTGACCACAGGCCCGCCACAGGGGGCATTTACTACAACAGCAAACGCTGA
- the pabpn1 gene encoding polyadenylate-binding protein 2 isoform X3, which translates to MEEEAEKLKELQNEVEKQMNLSPPPVGPVIMSIEEKMEADGRSIYVGNVDYGATAEELEAHFHGCGSVNRVTILCDKYTGHPKGFAYIEFADKESVRTAMALDESLFRGRQIKVGAKRTNRPGISTTDRGFPRARFRSRGGSFSSRARYYSGYTPPRGRGRAFRFQDQWRLTTPPQVAPAPPTVSAASLSLSAPAMHTHPILSVWGGGGGGQGDHRPATGGIYYNSKR; encoded by the exons atggaggaagaggcAGAGAAGCTGAAGGAGCTCCAGAACGAGGTGGAGAAACAGATGAATCTCAGCCCCCCACCAG TTGGCCCCGTCATCATGTCCATCGAGGAAAAGATGGAAGCAGATGGCAGATCTATTTATGTCGGAAAC GTGGACTACGGTGCCACGGCAGAAGAGCTTGAGGCCCACTTTCATGGCTGCGGTTCAGTAAACAGAGTCACTATCCTATGTGACAAATACACAGGGCATCCCAAAGG GTTTGCCTATATTGAGTTTGCAGACAAAGAGTCTGTTAGGACAGCCATGGCTTTGGACGAGTCCCTTTTCAGAGGAAGGCAGATAAAG GTGGGCGCTAagagaacaaacagaccaggcaTCAGCACCACAGACCGCGGCTTTCCACGGGCTCGGTTCCGGTCACGGGGAGGAAGCTTCTCATCGCGTGCACGCTACTACAGTGGCTACACACCACCCAGAGGCAGAGGACGGGCCTTCAG GTTTCAGGACCAGTGGAGGCTGACGACCCCTCCCCAGGTGGCGCCGGCCCCCCCCACTGTCTCCGcagcgtctctctctctctctgctcccgCTATGCACACTCACCCCATCCTGTCCGTGTGGGGGGGCGGGGGAGGGGGGCAGGGTGACCACAGGCCCGCCACAGGGGGCATTTACTACAACAGCAAACGCTGA
- the ngdn gene encoding neuroguidin encodes MAAPVDNDLIERDLPTAVQLLSNLTEQVASVTSHVHELITKVKDGAFKTSKGLSFLDLRYHLLLFYLQDLTHLISIKTEGGKIKDSEALNRLVTIRTVLEKMRPLDHKLKYQIDKLVRTAVTGSLAENDPLQLRPNPENLISKLSESEESEGEADKQTEKKAAHSSGRKYVPPKIAPVHYDGDMTEADRKKAQSERQRRAALRSSVIQELRQQYSDAPEEIRDRRDFQSERESREELHRKNYEESMMVRLNMPQRQKNSKKRGMMSMSNQLSGITHFSDISALTGGEGGQDGDHSRSKKKKKLMKKKTKRRAFKKHR; translated from the exons ATGGCTGCCCCTGTTGACAAC GATTTAATTGAAAGGGATTTGCCCACAGCTGTACAGCTGCTGAGTAATCTCACAGAGCAG GTGGCCTCAGTTACAAGTCATGTCCATGAGCTGATAACAAAAGTCAAAGATGGAGCATTCAAGACATCAAAG GGTTTGTCTTTCCTGGATCTTCGCTATCACCTGCTGCTCTTCTACCTTCAAGACCTCACTCACCTGATCAGCATTAAAACAGAAGGAggcaaaataaaagacagtgaaGCCTTGAACAGACTGGTCACAATCAGGACG GTCTTGGAGAAAATGCGACCGCTAGACCACAAACTGAAGTACCAGATTGATAAACTGGTGCGCACAGCTGTCACCGGCAGTTTAG CTGAGAATGATCCACTGCAGCTGCGTCCTAATCCTGAGAATCTCATCAGCAAA TTGAGCGAATCTGAGGAGTCTGAGGGTGAagctgacaaacagacagaaaagaaagcAGCCCACTCTAGTGGCAGGAAATATGTACCGCCAAAGATTGCCCCAGTGCATTATG ACGGTGACATGACAGAAGCAGACAGGAAGAAGGCTCAGTCAGAGCGTCAGCGGCGAGCTGCCCTCAGAAGCTCTGTGATCCAGGAGCTGAGACAGCAGTACAGCGACGCTCCAGAGGAGATCAGGGACAGACGAGACTTCCAGAGCGAGCGGGAGAGCCGTGAAGAGCTACACAG GAAAAACTATGAGGAGTCGATGATGGTGCGTCTTAACATGCCACAACGTCAGAAGAACTCAAAGAAAAGAGGCATGATGTCCATGTCCAACCAGCTGAGCGGTATCACACACTTCAGTGACATCTCAGCACTGACAGGCGGCGAGGGTGGACAG GACGGGGATCACTCTCGCtccaagaaaaagaagaaactcATGAAGAAGAAAACCAAAAGAAGAG CTTTTAAGAAGCACAGATAG
- the cebp1 gene encoding CCAAT/enhancer binding protein (C/EBP) 1, with the protein MMSDSRVSSVIQEWATSYPGQAHTQTLNPTTSTNQMSQMDMILYSQSQGMMRGGSDDRVAEQMMGLPYLPYTSSCLSNTSSAGSTNHHQSHANTQQDFSSFLLPTLRAPVNKRSISKDSDEYRQRRERNNIAVRKSRDKARRRILLTQQRAMQLQEENQKLQMRIGQLTQELDTLKHILSQRHLQGAEEGAPGESSI; encoded by the exons ATG atgtctgattCCAGGGTGTCGTCTGTCATCCAGGAGTGGGCAACCTCATACCCGGGTCAGGCCCACACCCAGACCCTGAACCCTACCACATCGACCAATCAGATGTCTCAGATGGACATGATATTGTACAGCCAGTCTCAGGGAATGATGAGAGGGGGCAGTGACGACAGAGTGGCTGAGCAGATGATGGGTCTGCCTTACCTGCCGTACACGTCTTCCTGTCTCAGCAACACCTCCAGTGCTGGGAGCACAAACCACCATCAGAGCCACGCCAACACTCAGCag GacttctcctccttcctcctgccAACTCTGCGTGCCCCGGTAAACAAGAGGAGCATCAGCAAGGACAGTGATGAGTACCGCCAGCGACGTGAGAGGAACAACATCGCTGTGAGGAAGAGCCGAGACAAGGCCCGCAGGAGGATCCTGCTGACCCAGCAGAGGGCCatgcagctgcaggaggaaaaCCAGAAGCTGCAGATGAGGATAGGGCAGCTGACACAGGAGTTAGACACTCTCAAACACATCCTGTCACAGCGGCACCTGCAGGGAGCTGAGGAGGGAGCACCTGGGGAGTCCAGTATCTAG